ttTGGGCCCATTCTTAAATCACAGAATTTAGTGTTGATTAATGCATTAATCCAAACTGTCAACTTTTAAGATGATAACAAATTACATCTCTTctataaaaatcttttttaagaACATAGAATGATCCTAAAGTTCAATTACAGTGCACTGGCCTCTTGACTTTTATAATTCAGTCTTAATTTGTGTTGAAATACATCTTATTTGCACTGTAAATGTGATTGGATCTGAAGACTACTGGAGTTTAGGATTCTGAAAATACCTTCAGAGTAATGGTAGGTGTTTTTAAATGAGGGTCTGGGTTTTTCAAATATGGAGAAACCGTTGATTAATCGAATAAAAGGGCGTGTTTCGACTGTTTCGGaatttcggaaaaaaaaaaaaaaaaaaaagttccatcAGAAAGTCCGCATAACTTACCCGGGGGGCAACCTCAACCCAGCGGTGGACAACAAGAACCAGATGCGCCATTGTGATTCTGTTTCACAACATCCACCCCGTGACAGACCGATGCTGTGGGGGTGTGGTGTCACGTGGACCTGCGTTAAACCGGAGAGGTTTTATAGACAGGAGCAGCTCCCAGAAACTTCACCAAAGCTCACTCAGTCCAGCATCAGCGCACACAGACTGTCTacctgaagaggaagaggatggacGCTGCGTACAAGAGAGTCAACGGAAACCACGGCcctgagacagaggcagacaacCAAGGCACAGGGGTAAATCTGATTCATGACACTGCACATGTTATATCTTCTCTATTCATTCAAAAGCCATTTgcaattgttatttttttccagcacgttattttttaattttcaggaACAAACTCATCaacttatttcattttttttttgtcatgataTGGCCACtgtaagcagaaaaaaaagaaagtaactGTTTAATCTTCCACCTACTAATACAAATCAATCTGTTGTGAGTGCAGCTGCAGTAATGGAGCTGGTCACTGCTGGAATGTTCCAGGTACAACAGCAGACAAAGCAAAGGAATTGCAAAGTGCCCCAGTGAACAGACAGAATGACAAAATGAACAATACGTGCAGTCATAATACACCCGGACAATATGAGTAGAAAAATTACAAACACGTCCAGGGTATACAGGTATTTGGACAggatttctttcttcctctgtttgtctAATTTATCTAATTTCTAATTTAAGTCAATGGATCCATGGTCCATGTAATGTCCTTGAATTTCTTCATCTGTGAGATATTCTGCTCCTCTGTGACAAACTTGTGTAAAATTAGGATGTTTATGTCCTCTCTCTTATTTGTTAAAAAGCCTTTGGTGTGTGGAGCATGTGGTCATGCAAGAACTTCAACCGCAGGGGTCAGCGTCCAAAGGTTAAAGGTCTGAAGGCCTCGGGTTTTATGACGCCTAAGATGCAGAATGTCATGGTTTTCAACTAGATTGCATGAACTTCCTCTTATGTAAAGCTGTtcttaaacacagacacaaaaaacaagATCCAAACTCAAATCAAACTGCAATATAATGATTAGAAATGGTGATCCTACAGGATGCTGCTTGTGTAAATGGACACATGAAAATCTGCACAACTTCAGCACAGCTCCACGTCAAAGCCTCATGTCTTTGGCTTTAAATGTGTCTTTCTCAACAGAAGAGAAGGGGCTCCATGTacctggaggaggagaccaACAAGAAGTCAGAGGTGATCTCCTGCATCTTCTCCCTGAAAGAGGAGGTCGGAGCTTTAGCCAGGGCCCTGCGGCTCTTTGAGGTAAACCTAATTCCTCCAGTGACTTCACACAAAAATGCAGTCCCACCCTCACTCTGCACCAGGAGCCCTAATGCTTCTCCTGACCTTCAAGTGATCAGAGGCACATTTCCACGGTCTGTGCTCGTGACTATCATGAGCAGTGATAACTATCTGTCACTGGTCATCCCCTGCGCATGCACATGCACGTGTATAGTAAACTGACTCCTGAACGCCTTCACCCATCATTAGAAGATCTATTCTTCATCTCTGTGAAATAAGTTGCATGATATCACATCTGAATTGGAAGTGATACAGTGTAAACCATGTTCCCTCAGGATGTTGAGAGCAAATTTACAAGCAGTTCCTCCGGCAGTTAACAACAAACCCAGAGAATGAAGGAATGCGTATTTAGTGCTCGGCTGGTTTAGACGACATGGGGTAAAGCTAACTATTCTAGGCTGTGGTAAAGAACACatgtttttggtgttttcttCCAGTGGCAAGAGAACAAATGGGCTGAATGttcaaaggaatagttcaacattttgggaaatacacttattcactttcttgcagtGAGTTAGGTGATAACATTGATACGACTCTAACTTCTGAGTGGATCAAGCTTCCTCAGGTCTTTCATGTTCCCAAAGTTACTGATTAACATTAAACTAAACAAGCtacagaaacaggaaatataTTTGAAATCCTTCAGAAATGAATATATTACAGCATCACAAGGTCTGCTGGATAATTTTTATAGTTATAACATTTAGTTCTAACTGTGTCTGGGTGGAGAAAAGTAGGTGATGAATCTGATTATCTGTGGTTGTTACGGTTGTTGTGGTTGTTATGGTCTATTTTGACAGTATAAAGAAGGAAACTAAACAAACCGAGCTTATCTCAGATGTTTGTGTATCAGTCGTGTGTAAACATGTCAGGTGGCTCTTTgctccacaaacacacctccTCCAGGCTTCCTACAATAATGAAACGGTCACTGGCAGTGAGCTGAACACTCAGGGGTATTTTGCAGAGACGGACAGTAACTGAGTgtagagctgcaatgattagtcaattaattaattagtcaacggacagaaaatgaatcaaagaaGGTCAACACATCAGTGTGcgtcatgtttttttcattctcttttatCGATCTGCACCACCTGTGTGTACGTGACTGTACAAAGTAAACACTGATTGGCAGCACCTCCATCGTTTAATCTTCAACATCACTGTCCTATGAAGATTTGAGTTTGCTCTTCTTGCAGTCAAAACACAAAGTATGTCTCCGGAAGATTTTGCAGGGAGACAGTCCGAAAACACGTAAAACATCCcaagacacaaaatgtttttggttaAAGAGAAACGTTTTCTGCGGAGAAATTCTTTTCCTGAGCCATGTGAGTTTCTGGGGGTGGAGATGTGGGTGGGTAGACCATGATCAATACAAAGTATGTGCCAAATGCTGTGCTCCAAATGCACCAGTAAACATCAGGATCCTCTTTGAACCTATGAGATCCCACTTTCCCAATCCTCCCCCaactccaccccctcctccccctcctctgttcgCCTCTCATTTCCAGATTTTCTAACAGGCCAAATGAACCCCAGACCATCAGTACACCCCCTCTTAAGGCAGTGTAACATATGCTGAATCCCCTAAAAATGCAGCTTTGAAGAGAACATTCTACACCTTCTTCCTCGTTCTTCCTGTGTTCTCTGACAAATTGAATCTGACTGCTCAGGCGAACCATGTGCTAACATTTAGCCGAGCAGCCGCGGCGTCTATCATGTGTTGATTATCAGCTTGTGAATGTGTAATCTCCATATTTCATTCAGAAAGTCGCACACTAAAACAGCCACACTGTTTATCCGCCTGAGACTCAAGCACACATGTGACATGGCAGCGTGCTTTTCATGTGACGAGTCAGAGCCACGGGCCGACCTTGACTTCGCATCTCAGCCCGGGCGCCAGAACGGTTAATGTCACCTGCATTACAGTGGAGGGACGGCTCAGAGGGGTACAGAAGTCTGACAATATGGCCCCTATATCCCACTGGGTTTAGGATTTAGGGTTGACTATGTTAAGCTGGAACAGGCCACTAAAAGCACACATGCTGAAATATTTCTCTTTATGCACAGAAAAAGCAGAGTCAGTGAAATTTTTGAGCGTTTCTCTGACAACAGGGACAAATTATGTTTCCAAAACTGATAAAATCACCTATTATTAAAGATACTTGACTGCAGAAACTTTAAATGTTGTAATGCCAACGCTTTACCCTTCTGTTCACTGTTGCTAAATTCAATGAATGCACAAAATATTAGAGGCCACCTTCCACATATTCAGATGCAGCCCCTTGCATCATCCATTTCTTATTGTTTCTTGTCTAATTATTTGTATCTAGACTAGATCTCCTCCTTTGAAACCGTCAAAGGTTTAAAAGGGAAAATCATTaatgaataatgttttttaCTTGAACTCACCTCATCAGTTTTTAAGATCTGTATGCAGAATATATTCAGTGCTGGTAATAAAATGGTTTCAATTTCTTGAATTTTTATGGAACAACTACAGACATTAAAATTAAGAGCAAAAGTAAACCTGCTGACAATGAACAGGTAACACTACATCAGGAAAACGTGAGTCATCTTTTCTTTCAAATGCCAACCTGGACTCTGTCTTTGGTCATGTCTGTATCTTTCCAGGGGGGATGCAGGACCACGTGGACCTTAAAAAAGCTGTTATATGTTGAATGGGATCCAGATGGGAGAAAACAGGAGGGCCTGCTGCTCACGCCCTCCTCTTTACTTAGCCTATAGTAGACAGAGAACAACatactccctctccctccccaaAAGTTACAAAAACACGTTTTTGATGGTAATTACCACTCAAAGATCACACTTTCCAACACGAGTTAGAGCCTCTTTGCCTTTTGAACATTAAAAAGTTGTGAatcatgtccaaaaaaaaaaagcctggaaTCTTCCCAAGGGTGTTGTGTTCATGCTGCTGAATGGGAAAAGCCCAAATGCCAACAGGGCAGCGTGATTTATTTGACAATTTTGCACTAAAGCTTTAAAATTTGTCCTGAATGCCTTTACTATGCAAGTCCTGTCTATCTGGCTCAGTGTCAGTTTGCAGAGCAAGAGTTCAAGGCAGTTCTTACCCAAGGTCAGAGTGGACTCTGCAAAGTCGGATAAATAATAGCCATCAATTTAGTAGCCTCACACCACCCTCTAGTGGTGGAATAGAGATAGTGCTGCAGCCTGTCACAGCAAAAATATTTGCAGGATAACTACATGCAGTagatgtttacatgtttactttgtttttttaataatgaaCATTCTGCCTTCAACAAAGGGGAAAATTACCTGACAGAGATGAGCAACTAAACAGCACAAGTTCTAACAAACACGAACAAACATCAGCTCAGGTCTCACCAAAGTCTCCTGTGTTcttttgtctctgcaggagaAGGGCATCAACCTGATGCACATCGAGTCCCGTCCGTCACGGATGAACAAAGACCAGTACGAGTTCTTCATCAGTGTGGACTCCACCTGCTCCCAGGCCTTGGATGATGTCATCGACGGCCTGCGTACACAAATCAGCGGCCACGTGCATGAGCTGTCACGCAACAAACAGAAGGATACAGGTCAGACAGAGTGTGTGGAACCGCAGTAAGAGGACATGCACTGAACAAGATAAGCATGAATCctcaaaataatataaacactAAATGTGTTTAAAGCTCCACGTGTTGAGAAGAGAGTTCACAAATGGATGCCAGTGATCATCTGTGGTTTCATACACAGGAGGATCATGTTGTtcattgtttctctctgtgtgataATGCTTAGAACAAACTAATGCTAAAGGAGAGTTTAGGTACGGTTGTTAAGCCATTTCAGTCTGGGCCAAAGCGGTGGACCCACATTGCCATCCGCCCCACACAGCTGAAATACGTGATTTATCATCTGATCACAGTGACGGctgctgaccccccccccccccccccccccctccaccccatcAGCCAGACTTAGTAATGGACATCCACTGTCGCCGTTGAGACTGATGGCCCATCGCCCACATCTAGATCCCTTTATTAGTTGTTTCCAGAATGACATTAGTTTAGCTACTGAGGACCAACAGGCCCGGCGTGAACAGAggagctctgtgtctctgccccTCAGACTAACACAGGGGAGGAGAACATGCCAAGGTTATGgcagactgagacagacagggcCACCATGGATCATCCTTTGACCCCACATAGACACAGAGGTCCACTGGTCAGGGTCAAGTGGACGAGGGGATATTTATGGCCTGTTTTGGAGACAGCCTGTTTGTAGACGAGCCTGGCAGGGGCCTATTGTCTTCCTGGGGCCTGAGGGTGGACCACACTGCACAAATGTAGATTAATGATGGGGCCCCAGTGTTTTTTTTGAGGGTCATAAATCCATATGAACCAGCAGATGCCCCTCATGTACTGTTCTGTTGAGTGTCAAAATGCCatgacactgaaaagaaaaatcctaCAGGCAAAACATTATCTACATCACCAACATCAGTTTCAATTTGTACTGTACTCATTTAACTCAGTCAAGAATCACAATATTCAGACTTTTCTGTTGATTATTCAACTAGTCTAATTTAAAAAGGGCTCAGAGATAAAACAACAAGAGAACAAACTTATgcctataaataaaaaaatgtccagGATTTTCTTCCCTCAGTTTGTGGAATGAATTGATTTGACCTGAATAAACACAtgttgaataaaaacataaattatcaGTGTTTAATAACTGTTATTATCCTCCAGTGCCATGGTTCCCTAATGACATCCAGGACTTGGACCGCTTTGCCAACCAGATCCTTAGTTATGGCTCTGAGCTGGATGCAGATCACCCGGTAAGGACTGACTCATCCATCGCTGTCTGTGTGCCACATCCTgcctctgcgtgtgtgtgcgtgtgtgtgtgaattagtGTGAATACATGTCCACTCACGCCCACATGTCTTATGAAAGACGGGACTGCGGAGATGACAGGCCACACTCTGCTGTCTATTCTAATGGAAACTATCTAGACACACAAATTGATGTCATTGCTTTAATTGAGCCCCTATAATTATAGATAATTGCTCCCTTTTGCCACCGCCATTAAAGCAAAATGTATTCATCATAAGCTGAAAAACACTCTACAAAGGCTTCATTtgaatatgtatttgtgtgctcTTATTAGAGACGGAGTGCATAATGCTGTCAAAGGCCACAGGGTTTAGTCTTAGCAGAGGATTTCCACTCTTTGATTTAGCTAAGAGTGGCCAGGCTGCGATCATGAGATCTAACATGGCTTTTctttgtgtgcgcgtgtgtgtgttcagggctTCACAGATCCAGTGTACAGAGCCCGCAGGAAGGAGTTTGCTGACATCGCCTACAACTACAGACAGTAACTACTCTTAAAATCTTCATTCAtaatctctgtctctttttagagagaaaaagttacagaggaattttttttctggctgatttctttccctcccttgcCTTGAAAAATTATCATAAACAAATAGGGACAAATTACAGGGAGCCAGTGGTGGATTTAAAGGACCTTggtctttgtgtttgtaattGAAAAGTATTATTCACAGGCACTACAAAGAGCACCGGGCCCAGTGAAATGCCCACTGAAGAGGTGCACATTTACATAGCTGTGTAATACTGACAAATCATGAAGGGATTCGGTGCTTGTGCAGTCCATCGTCATGGGGAAATTTGGGGAAAACATAAACATCCTTTATAACTAACACACAAAGTTCAACAAGAAAATCCATGcgaaacagcacaacacaacagtgataCAAACAGTGATGCAATAACCTCATATCTTTGTCCCAGTGGCCAAACCATTCCTAGAGTGGAGTAcacggaggaggagagggccACATGGGGAACAGTGTTCAGGGAGCTGAAGACTTTGTACCCGACTCACGCTTGCCGCGAGCACAACCGGGTCTTCCCCCTGCTGGAGAAATACTGCGGCTACAGGCCGGACAACATCCCACAGTTGGAGGATGTCTCCCGCTTCCTGCAGTGTAAGTCCTGTCTTGTCATTAGCATGTTGGAGCACCGCAAACGACATCTTCATCTGTTGGGTCACagattttttctcttttttagcTGTTACACCGGCCTTACGTAATTCAATATTACTATGTGTATTGATTTTATATGGTCGTCCAGTTCTAGCATCACACAGTGTATGAAACCTTTccttattaatttcattttggaAACCGCTCAGTGTGAATGTGGAACCTATTTAAATGCCgtacttcctctttctccttccctccatccctcccctctCTAAACACTGTTATTCAACACAGCCAAAcactcaccctctcctctctttcatctgTCCGTCCCTCTCCTGCAGCGTGCACAGGTTTCCGGCTTCGCCCGGTGGCCGGCCTGCTCTCGTCCCGGGACTTCCTGGCTGGACTCGCCTTCCGTGTCTTCCATTCCACTCAGTACATCCGCCACAGCTCCAAGCCCACATACACACCTGAGCCGTGAGTGTCTCGTTTCTAAACTCAATCcatgaaagaaggaaaagtacaataattaaaataacttgTATAATGTCTCAGAGTAATGTTTATCTCTGACACAGGGATATCTGCCATGAGCTCCTGGGACACGTTCCTCTGTTTGCTGACCCGAGTTTTGCCCAGTTCTCTCAGgtaataaagttttctgtcaGACCAGAATTATTTAATACTTGCTTTATTCAGATTATAGCCTTTCTTAAGCACTGCAGCTCAGTTATTCCTTTCATATTGTTTGCATTGTCACATTCTAAACTGTATTCATCATGCTCTAATAAAATCACATTACTGGTTTTGCACATATATTAAAATAACACATACTGGTCTAGTGTATAATACTGCATTTATCTCTCaaactttgatttgttttttgaatATACTTTCTGATTACCTGTGACATTCTGTGACTTCTCACTTTCTGAtgtctttgctttgattctGCTCTGTGTAGGAAATTGGACTTGCTTCCCTTGGTGCTCCTGATGAGTTCATTGAGAAACTTGCCACTGTGAGTACTGTGCACatggaaataataatattaaatgaACAGGTTCTAATTTTGGTAGATTACATTCTCCTCAGCCACATTAATTTGCAGTTTCTTCTCAGTGGACGTGTTTTAAGTGAATGAGACGAGAACAGGTGATTTTTCAGTCCCTGTGAAACAGACCTTATGAAAACTGTAGACAGGATGTtttgtggattatccagagtaacaggcgtttttttgtttttttgagtgGACTGACCCTTTAAATCAACTCAAAGATCTCTGGGGTTTGGGATTCTAGAAGAGTCTGTTGACCAACCCCAGATCAGTCTTCCTTGTCTATGTGAATTCTTGCCTGGGTTTGGTGAATAAATCATACTTTTCTGAATCTTGTTCGTGTCCTCAGGTGTACTGGTTCACTGTGGAGTTTGGCCTGTGTAAGCAGGGCTCAGAGATCAAAGCCTACGGAGCTGGCTTGCTTTCATCGTTTGGAGAGCTGCAGgtaagaggaggaggctgcctcctgctgcccccccaccccccacaacCGTGGTTATAACACATTCACCTTGTTGCACAACCGCAGCAGCAGTGCAGGCAGTGGGTTAGTGGTCCACTCAGATTCAGGTTTAATGTGTCACTGGGGGAGTCGGCCTGCCGGGCCAGCGGGGTGCGGGTAAAGTGGTTCACTGGGTAAGTGGGGGCAGAGAGAAGATGAACAGATCGCTATCGAGGTCACAAGTTACATCAGCCACTGTGAGCAGAGGATGTGCACTCTGCCGAGTCACATCAACAGAAAAGCCGAGCCCTGAATCATGCTGCACTTCCTGTGCACAGACGGCTGTGACGGGAATAGACACACTCATTGAGAAACTGAAATCTGTAcggtaaaaaagtaaaagtaaatacatTCTTTTTCACTCTGTCGTCTTTCAGTACTGCTTGACAGATAAGCCCAAACTCCTGCCCTTTGACCCCGACAAGACCAGCCTCCAGAAATACCCGATCACAGAGTATCAGCCTGTTTACTTTATTGCTGAGAGCTTTGAAGATGgcaaagagaaagtgaggtaagaatttttttttttaattcatttttttaagtgTATAGACCTCATAATTTTAGGTTGCATACTAAACTTGTTTAATGTCTTTATGGCTACAGGAAATTTGCAGCCACCATCCCCAGGCCTTTCACGGTGCGCTACAACCCCTACACCCAGAGCATTGAAGTGCTGGACAACACCCAGCAGCTCAAGAACCTGGCTGACAGCATCGGGAGTATGTATCACACTTATATCAGCTATTTTTGTGCACAGAGTGGACAATGCAGTCTCCTTTTCTTTACTTAAATTGTGTAGGCCCTCATTTTGAATAGAAGTGAAgcaaagaaacatgaaaaacttGAAGTTAAAGCTGAATTTctggttttgattttgtttttttcttctattttagGTGAAATGGGGAAACTGTGTGAAGCCCTGCGGAAACTGGCGTAACTGCACATGTAATCTGAGCTGAAGCATCCTGACAatcatttctctttctcattgAAACAGTTGTTCATTTATTAGACTGCTGGCTTCGTACGGTTATGCTTAGCATGTTTGCAAATTAGCTTTCTTtgtattaaaacaaatatgCAAATCACATAGTCATAATTTTACTGTTATCCAATTAGAAACGTTCTCTGTGTATTTTAGTTAAGTGAATGAAGTGTAGCCTGTTACTTATGGAGAATATAAGGAATGTGTCTGTAACAGCTAAAATGTTGCTGTCAACATTATTGCAGTATAAATGtatacatttttcaaaataagagtgtTTTCAATCAACATTTCCTCAGTAattttaatgaatttaaaacCATATATGTAAAAACATATAATTTTGCTTATAATACAAAAGATTTGCAATAATCTGATTTCTTCAATGCATTACAGACCTAAAGGCAAAGCTTTCACTTTGCTTGgctaaattaaatgttttgtatacgcatgaaatgttttaatgaaataaataaatgtttctcCTCTTGGGCCTTGTCCTCTGGTTGTCTTCTTTTGCAATTCTGAGGTACTTTATTGAGTATTTCTAATtgatgctactttatacttctactccaccaGGTAGTGCTATGTGCTTTGTTGCTAATATTTATGTACTTTCACTGAAGTAAATGATGAATGTCTGCTTaatatgtttttgttctctgccttttattttaattcctgctaaatgaaaataaatataatcaaATTCAGAAATGCGCGACCTTTACTAAATGATCTGaacacttcttccaccactgcacaatTCTAATTATGGTTTTATATATAACAGATGAAGAGTATCTGATTAGAATTTAAAAaccaacaaaatacaaacaaatattttttccttttataaatTATGTAACATTTATGTAAGCCATGATGACCTGTTTTAGTTGAATGCCTCTGTGATTCACAAAATTTCGATCCCTGATGTATTTTTTGTGCAATCACTGTTAAAGTGGGCTGTTTTCTCCTCCTAATAGCACTATATTTGTCCCATAAATGGATGTAATATCATGACGTAAAAGAGACCCAAAAAAGCCTAACGCACGTGTTGTACTTGCGCAACTCATCTCCATAAATCCCTCAGATGACAGAGTATTTAAACCTGTCCACTGCACTGATGATGGCACATAGACGGTTCGCCCTGGTAACTGTGTGAAGCCTCCAGCAGAGACCATATAGATGAAGACGGAGAGTGTGGTGCAGGCGGCACCTTTCAGCGGGAGGAAGCAGAGTCTGATCGAAGATGCTCGCAGGGAGCGCAGCAGCGGCTCCGGTGGCTCCCCGGGGCCCTCCAGGTACGGAGACAGCTTTGTGTTTGAAGAGAAGGACGGCAGGGTCACGCTGAACGTCCTGTTCACTCTCAGCAATGAGA
The nucleotide sequence above comes from Toxotes jaculatrix isolate fToxJac2 chromosome 22, fToxJac2.pri, whole genome shotgun sequence. Encoded proteins:
- the pah gene encoding phenylalanine-4-hydroxylase — protein: MDAAYKRVNGNHGPETEADNQGTGKRRGSMYLEEETNKKSEVISCIFSLKEEVGALARALRLFEEKGINLMHIESRPSRMNKDQYEFFISVDSTCSQALDDVIDGLRTQISGHVHELSRNKQKDTVPWFPNDIQDLDRFANQILSYGSELDADHPGFTDPVYRARRKEFADIAYNYRHGQTIPRVEYTEEERATWGTVFRELKTLYPTHACREHNRVFPLLEKYCGYRPDNIPQLEDVSRFLQSCTGFRLRPVAGLLSSRDFLAGLAFRVFHSTQYIRHSSKPTYTPEPDICHELLGHVPLFADPSFAQFSQEIGLASLGAPDEFIEKLATVYWFTVEFGLCKQGSEIKAYGAGLLSSFGELQYCLTDKPKLLPFDPDKTSLQKYPITEYQPVYFIAESFEDGKEKVRKFAATIPRPFTVRYNPYTQSIEVLDNTQQLKNLADSIGSEMGKLCEALRKLA